The genomic stretch ACGTCTGGCACGTCACCTGCCGCTGGGCAACTACACCGCGCTGATGGCTGAATTCGTGCAGGTCATGATCCTGACCCTCGAAGCGCGCGGCGGGCAGGTCCTACAACACCAAGGTGACGCCGTGCTGGCCTGGTGGCCCGCCGCGCAGGCCGCGCACGCCTGCGCCGCCGCGCAGGAGTCCCACGGGCGCGCTGCGCGCCTCACACTGGCCGCGCGGCTGGGCCAGACGCTGCGTGTGCGCGCCGGGATCTCCGCCGGGGACGTCCTGATGGGCGTCGTGGGTGGCCAGATGAGCGCCTACGGTCTGCCCGTGAACTATTCCCGCCGCCTGTGCGACGCCGCGCAGGCCGGCCAGACGCTCGTATGCGACGAGGTTCTGCGTCTCGCACCGGCGCTCGTGAGTGAACTGTGTCCGCCGCTGGACCTGCGGGGATTCGGGGACGACTGCCGCGCGCACCGCCTGCTGGCCCCGGCAGCGGCGGGCACGCGCATGAAAGTTGATTAAGCGCCGAGGCGGCCTTCTCATGAGAACGCTCCATAGACTGCGGGCATGGAACGCAAGCCCCTGGTTTTAGTCATCGAGGATGAGAAAGACATCGCCCGGTTCATCGAACTCGAACTCGCGGCCGAAGGATACGCCACCGAAGTCGCCTTCGACGGCGTGACCGGCCTCTCCAAATTCCGTGAAGTCAACCCCGACCTCGTCATCCTGGACCTGATGCTTCCCGTTCTGGACGGCCTGGAAGTCGCGCGGCGCATCCGCAAGACCAGCAACACCCCGATCATCATCCTGACCGCCAAGGACGGCATCCAGGACAAGGTCGAGGGCCTGGACTCCGGCGCGGACGACTACCTGATCAAGCCGTTCTCCATCGAGGAACTGCTCGCCCGCGTGCGCGCCCACCTGCGCCGCGTGAACCCGGCCGTGACCGGCGAGGTCCGCGTGGCCGATCTGGTCATGAACCTCGACGGGCGCGAGATCTTCCGCGGTGGGCGCCGCGTGGAACTGTCCGCCAAGGAATTCGAACTGCTCGAACTGCTCGCCCGCAACCCCGGCAAGGTGTTCTCCCGCTTCGAGATCGAGGAGAAGGTCTGGCCCGAGTACACCGGCGGCAGCAACGTCGTGGACGTGTACATCGGTTACCTGCGCCGCAAGCTCGAGGAGGGCGGGGAGCGCCGCCTGATCCACACCGTGCGCGGCGTCGGGTACGTCCTGCGCGAGGAGTGACCGCCGCCGCTCTCATGGGGCGGGCCTCTAGACTGTCGCGTATGAGCGGCCTGCCTTCCCGGAGCCCTGCATGACGCTGCGCTGGCGCCTCACGCTGTTCTACACGGCGCTGCTGGCCTTCCTGCTGACCGGGGTGGGCGTCATCACGCTGTACATGATGCGCGTGAACCTGATCGGCGGGATCGACACGGAACTTCAGAACACGTACAAGCAGTTCGTGACGTACCTCGTGCGGCCCATCGGAGCGGCCGACGAGACCGCGCGCCTGCCCACCGACCAGCAGCAGCTCAGGGCCCAGCGGCTCCAGGCGGAGCAGTTCAGCGAGCAGAGCAGTCTTGTCAGCCAGATCGGGCAGGCGAAACTGCTCGCCCGCTACTATTTCCCGAACTCCAGCGTGGCGGTCGAGGACCTGTCGTTCTATACCCGCCAGACCCTCATCGACGACCTGAAGGTCGCCCGGACCGCACAGGAGAAACGCGAGCTGTTCGCGTACCTCGCGGGGCTGCGTGGCACCTCGCGCCGCTCGCTGGCCGTGGACATCCAGCGGCCCATCACCCTGACCGACCGGGAACTGGAGGCGCTGATCAACGCGACCGACGGGCGACTGCATCTCAACCGCCTGATTGCCGACGCGCCCAACCGTGAACCCACCCTGATGCGCCTGCTGGTCGTCCTGGGGCCCCTCACGAATAGCGAACCCCGCCGCGAGGTGGGCCTCAGCGGCTTCGAGAGCGACCCCCCCCTGGGCATCGTGTACGTGGCCCGCAGCCTCGGCACCGTGCAGAAGACCCTGGACGATCTGCGGCAGGTGGTCATGCTGCTGTTCCTGACCGGGCTGGCCACCGCCGGGACCGGCGCGTACCTGCTGGCCGGGCAGGCGCTGCTGCCCCTCAGGCGCGTCCAGCGGGCCGCCGAGCGCATCGGCGGGCAGAACCTCACCGAACGCGTCCCCGTCCCGCAGACCGGCGATGAGGTCGAGTCCCTGGCGACCGCGCTGAACGCCATGCTGGGCCGCCTGGAGGGCAGCTTCGAGGCGCAGCGCCGCTTCACCAGCGACGCCAGCCACGAACTGCGCACGCCCGTCACGGCCATCAGCGGGCACGCCAGTTACCTGCTGCGCCGCACCAACCCCACCGGGCAGCAGCAGGAGAGTCTGAAGATCATCCAGAGCGAATCCGAACGCCTGACCAACCTGATCGCCAGCCTGTTGCAACTCGCCCGGTCCGACAGCGGCGCCCTGACGCTGCAGCGCGGCCCGGTGTTCTCGGCGCTGCTGCTGTCCGACATCGTGCGGGAACTCGCGCCGCTGGCGCAGGCGCAGCACACCACCCTGACCAGCACCGGCGAGGACGTCACCTTCGAGGCGGACGCCGACCGCCTGAAGCAGGTGCTCATCAACCTGGTCAGCAACGCCCTGAAGGCCGGAGCGCAGACCGTCACGCTGCGCAGCGAACGCGTCGGCGCGGAGGTCCGCCTGAGCGTGCAGGACGACGGGCCCGGCATCCCCGAGGATCAGCTGGAACGCCTGTTCGACCGCTTCTACCGCCTGGAGGACAGCCGCAGCCGCGACCAAGGCGGCGCGGGCCTGGGCCTGAGCATCGCGCGCGGCATCGTGGACGCCCACGGCGGCCGCATCTGGCTCGACAGCGAGGTCGGTCAGGGCACCACCGCGCACGTGCAGCTGCCGGTCGGGAACGTCCCGGAACTCGACCTGGACGACGTCCCGTAACGCGAGAGAGGCAGGGCCGCCGGACATGAACAGTCCGGCGGCCCCGCCCTGTGGCGTGACCCGTGTGGCGTTACCCGTGCCGGGCGGCGAGGGCCGCGCCGATCACGCCCGCATTGCCGGCGAGCTGCGCGCGGCGGATCGTGACGGGCGCGAAGCCCTGCGCGTACTCGTCCGCGGCGGCCTGCACGCCGTGGAAGAAGTAATCCCCGACGCTGGCCACGCCCCCACCGATCACGAAGACCTCCGGGTCGATGGTCTTCTGCAGGTCCGCCAGCGCGATGCCGATGTACCGCAGCGCCTGACCCACCACGCGCCGCGCGGCCGGGTGGCCCTGCTGCGCCAGCTGGAAGGCCTCGGCGGTGCTCACGTCGCGGTTCAGGGCGAAGCTGGCGTCCCGCGCGATGGCCGTGCCGCTCGCGACGGCCTCCAGCGCGCCGTCCAGGCCCGCGCCGCTCACCGGGCCGCCCGGGAGGGCCGTGATGTGCCCGATCTCCCCGGCGATGCCGTGGCGGCCGCGCCAGATGCGGCCGTTCAGGACGATGCCGCTGCCGATGCCGGTGCTGACCGTCACGTAGATGCTGCTCTCGGCGCCGCGCGCCGCGCCCAGGTGCGCCTCGGCCAGCGCGGCGGCCTTGGCGTCGTTCTCCAGCACCACGCGCTGCCCCAGGCGGTCCCGCAGACCGTCCACCATGGGCACGTCGGTGAAGCCGTAGATGTTCGGCGCGAACTTCACGCGGGTGCGGTCCGCGTTCAGTGGGCCGGGGATGCCCACGCCGATCAGGCGGGCGTCCGGGTGGCGCTCCTGCAGGCGGCGCACGTCGCCCGCGATGGCGTCCAGGACGCTCTCCCAGCCGGTGTCCGGGGTAGGGATCACGTGGGCGCTCAGCAGTTCGTCGCCGCGCAGGACGCCACTGGCGATCTTGGTGCCGCCCACGTCGATGCCGATGCTCAGGGGTTCAGTCAGGTTGGTCATGGGAACTCCGAAGGAAATGAAAGCGGGGAAAAACAGCGCGCGGGAGGCGGGAGCGCTTCCAGCCTCGCCCGGGGCTCACCACGGGGTGAACCGGGGAGCGACAGCTCGCCCCGGCGCCGGGCCGCGCGTCCGGACAGGTGACACTCTGCCCCTGCAATCTACCCCGCCTGACCGCCGCCCGGCCCGGCGTCCTCTGCACGGGTGGCCTCCGCCCCGCTCGACCCGGACTCCGCCCCAGCCTCCTCCTCTTCATCGAAGCCCAGCAGGACCAGCGCCTCGGGCAACTGCACCTCCGGCACGTACAGGCCCACGTCGCCCATGTACCCGCCCGTCTCGATTTCGATCACGGGACTGCCCATCGACCACTGGAAGGGTGTGCGCACCACGCTCACCACGCCCCCCTCCATGAGCGTGCGCCGCCAGCCCTCGGCCAGGAGGCGCGGCAGGGTGTCCACCCGCACCCACGGGTCCCCCTGGTACAGCACCCGGTCCTCGAACGTGGCCATCAGCGCACGCTCCGGTGCGCGACACGCGACGCGAAGTCCTCCGGCAGCGCGCGCGGCACCCCCTGCTCGTCCACGCGGACCTGCACGGACCGCGCGAACGCGCACGGCACCCCGTCTGCCAGGATCAGCGCGACACTCGTCCAGCTCG from Deinococcus soli (ex Cha et al. 2016) encodes the following:
- a CDS encoding adenylate/guanylate cyclase domain-containing protein, coding for MLIHDESTSMNESLLPLPGPQDQATPACMVLVDLVGSTRLARHLPLGNYTALMAEFVQVMILTLEARGGQVLQHQGDAVLAWWPAAQAAHACAAAQESHGRAARLTLAARLGQTLRVRAGISAGDVLMGVVGGQMSAYGLPVNYSRRLCDAAQAGQTLVCDEVLRLAPALVSELCPPLDLRGFGDDCRAHRLLAPAAAGTRMKVD
- a CDS encoding response regulator transcription factor, giving the protein MERKPLVLVIEDEKDIARFIELELAAEGYATEVAFDGVTGLSKFREVNPDLVILDLMLPVLDGLEVARRIRKTSNTPIIILTAKDGIQDKVEGLDSGADDYLIKPFSIEELLARVRAHLRRVNPAVTGEVRVADLVMNLDGREIFRGGRRVELSAKEFELLELLARNPGKVFSRFEIEEKVWPEYTGGSNVVDVYIGYLRRKLEEGGERRLIHTVRGVGYVLREE
- a CDS encoding sensor histidine kinase, giving the protein MTLRWRLTLFYTALLAFLLTGVGVITLYMMRVNLIGGIDTELQNTYKQFVTYLVRPIGAADETARLPTDQQQLRAQRLQAEQFSEQSSLVSQIGQAKLLARYYFPNSSVAVEDLSFYTRQTLIDDLKVARTAQEKRELFAYLAGLRGTSRRSLAVDIQRPITLTDRELEALINATDGRLHLNRLIADAPNREPTLMRLLVVLGPLTNSEPRREVGLSGFESDPPLGIVYVARSLGTVQKTLDDLRQVVMLLFLTGLATAGTGAYLLAGQALLPLRRVQRAAERIGGQNLTERVPVPQTGDEVESLATALNAMLGRLEGSFEAQRRFTSDASHELRTPVTAISGHASYLLRRTNPTGQQQESLKIIQSESERLTNLIASLLQLARSDSGALTLQRGPVFSALLLSDIVRELAPLAQAQHTTLTSTGEDVTFEADADRLKQVLINLVSNALKAGAQTVTLRSERVGAEVRLSVQDDGPGIPEDQLERLFDRFYRLEDSRSRDQGGAGLGLSIARGIVDAHGGRIWLDSEVGQGTTAHVQLPVGNVPELDLDDVP
- a CDS encoding ROK family protein, which codes for MTNLTEPLSIGIDVGGTKIASGVLRGDELLSAHVIPTPDTGWESVLDAIAGDVRRLQERHPDARLIGVGIPGPLNADRTRVKFAPNIYGFTDVPMVDGLRDRLGQRVVLENDAKAAALAEAHLGAARGAESSIYVTVSTGIGSGIVLNGRIWRGRHGIAGEIGHITALPGGPVSGAGLDGALEAVASGTAIARDASFALNRDVSTAEAFQLAQQGHPAARRVVGQALRYIGIALADLQKTIDPEVFVIGGGVASVGDYFFHGVQAAADEYAQGFAPVTIRRAQLAGNAGVIGAALAARHG